A region from the Phycisphaeraceae bacterium genome encodes:
- the queF gene encoding NADPH-dependent 7-cyano-7-deazaguanine reductase QueF has protein sequence MPQAALLEMFDNPAPGRDYVIEHVSDEFTSVCPKTGHPDFGSVTLRYSPDKHCVELKSLKLYYQSFRSEGIFYEAVTNRIADDLSKVMKPRWMVLITDWKGRGGIRSRIRAEVGAVPGHER, from the coding sequence ATGCCCCAAGCTGCGCTCCTTGAAATGTTCGACAACCCTGCCCCCGGACGTGATTACGTCATCGAACACGTGTCCGATGAGTTCACCAGTGTCTGTCCGAAGACCGGTCACCCGGACTTCGGTTCGGTGACCTTGCGATACAGCCCCGACAAGCACTGCGTGGAGCTGAAAAGCCTCAAGTTGTATTACCAGAGTTTTCGCTCGGAAGGGATTTTCTACGAAGCGGTGACAAATCGTATCGCAGACGATCTTTCCAAAGTGATGAAGCCGCGGTGGATGGTGCTGATCACGGATTGGAAGGGCCGTGGCGGCATCCGGTCGCGTATTCGTGCGGAAGTGGGGGCCGTACCGGGTCATGAACGTTAG
- a CDS encoding ROK family protein produces MAKVNDKRPFVGIDLGGTNIQVGVLGKNHKLLATTRSKTKADEGSESVVKRIARTARDALDEAGVKTNEVGGIGIGAPGVVDIRKGVVLTAVNLRWNEFPLAKLLSRELDQLPVTLDNDVNVGTWGEYKAGAAKGYDDVLGVFVGTGIGGGLVLDGKLYHGHFLTAGEIGHTVLIADGQRGRRTLENLASRTAITSLIVQLIQSNHASKVPQIAGGDLANVRSKVLAEAMSKDDKLTVEVIQKAAHYVGVAIANLVTVMSLPCVVLGGGVTEALDKRWVEWVRQSFEATVFPPDLTQCRILPSKLGDHAGCIGAALLARERLA; encoded by the coding sequence ATGGCCAAAGTGAATGACAAGCGTCCCTTCGTCGGTATAGATCTAGGCGGGACCAATATCCAGGTCGGCGTTCTGGGAAAAAACCACAAACTCCTGGCCACCACGCGCAGCAAGACAAAAGCGGATGAAGGCTCCGAATCTGTCGTCAAACGCATCGCCAGAACGGCACGTGATGCGCTGGATGAAGCGGGAGTAAAAACGAATGAAGTCGGCGGCATCGGCATCGGTGCTCCGGGTGTCGTGGACATACGCAAAGGTGTGGTCCTTACGGCTGTCAACCTGCGATGGAATGAGTTCCCGCTCGCCAAACTCTTGAGTCGTGAACTCGATCAGTTGCCGGTCACTCTGGACAACGATGTGAATGTTGGCACTTGGGGTGAATACAAAGCTGGAGCTGCGAAAGGATATGACGACGTGCTGGGCGTCTTCGTCGGCACAGGTATCGGCGGAGGACTCGTGCTGGACGGCAAGCTCTACCACGGCCACTTTCTGACTGCGGGGGAAATTGGACACACGGTGCTGATCGCTGACGGACAGCGCGGACGGAGAACGCTTGAAAACCTCGCGAGTCGGACAGCGATCACTTCGTTAATTGTTCAACTAATCCAGTCCAACCACGCGAGCAAAGTACCCCAGATCGCAGGAGGCGACTTGGCCAACGTCCGATCAAAGGTTCTTGCGGAGGCGATGTCCAAGGATGACAAGCTGACCGTCGAAGTGATCCAGAAAGCGGCGCATTATGTGGGAGTGGCAATCGCTAACCTTGTAACGGTCATGAGCTTACCCTGTGTCGTCCTGGGGGGCGGGGTCACCGAAGCATTGGACAAACGATGGGTGGAATGGGTCCGGCAGAGCTTCGAGGCGACAGTTTTTCCACCGGATTTAACTCAATGCCGGATTTTACCCAGCAAACTCGGAGATCATGCTGGTTGCATCGGAGCAGCGTTATTAGCACGGGAAAGGCTGGCTTAA
- the dnaX gene encoding DNA polymerase III subunit gamma/tau, translating into MAYTVLARRYRSSAFDEVVGQETIAKTLKNAIAMGRIAHAYLFTGTRGVGKTSMARIFARALNAPDSMPDCPKPPDSKKDPFEYPPQDVQQRMAEAIMRGDDLNVIEIDGASNNSVDNARQLIANASLAPTGNARFKVYIIDEVHMLSTSAFNALLKTMEEPPSHVKFILCTTESHKVPATIQSRCQRFDFRNIPTAKIAGHLKDVLKSEKVKADEDIVWQVARLGNGSMRDALSLLDRLIATGESPLTSNVLVQMLGLPPQEMVVSLVDALAAGDVAESLNRSAALLDQGIAQDQFLEVLIERLRQLLLISACGPQSELIELSEDAKAIATAQGAKFDAAGLVHMIALCENLQRAGKSSSNPRALLDATIVRLALAEKMADVTAILAGSAAPSAGSSAEKKKLS; encoded by the coding sequence ATGGCCTACACCGTTCTGGCAAGACGTTACCGATCGAGTGCCTTCGACGAGGTCGTGGGGCAGGAGACGATCGCTAAAACCTTGAAGAACGCGATTGCGATGGGGCGGATCGCGCACGCATATTTGTTCACCGGAACCCGCGGCGTCGGCAAGACCTCCATGGCCCGCATCTTTGCCCGGGCACTCAATGCGCCGGACTCGATGCCCGATTGCCCCAAACCGCCTGATTCGAAAAAAGATCCCTTTGAATACCCGCCTCAGGATGTTCAGCAGCGCATGGCGGAGGCGATCATGCGCGGCGACGATCTGAATGTCATCGAGATCGACGGAGCGTCCAACAACTCCGTTGATAATGCGCGCCAGCTCATCGCCAACGCGAGTCTCGCACCCACCGGAAACGCGCGATTCAAGGTGTACATCATCGACGAAGTTCACATGCTCTCGACCAGTGCATTCAACGCGCTGCTCAAGACCATGGAGGAGCCTCCTTCTCATGTGAAGTTCATCCTCTGTACGACCGAGTCGCACAAGGTGCCGGCGACGATCCAGTCGCGCTGTCAGCGGTTTGATTTCCGCAATATCCCGACGGCCAAAATCGCCGGTCATCTCAAAGACGTACTCAAGAGCGAGAAAGTCAAGGCAGACGAGGACATCGTCTGGCAGGTGGCGCGTCTGGGAAATGGCTCGATGCGCGATGCGCTGAGCCTGCTGGATCGACTTATCGCTACCGGAGAGTCGCCGCTGACTTCCAACGTGCTGGTGCAGATGCTGGGGCTGCCTCCGCAGGAAATGGTCGTCTCACTGGTGGACGCACTGGCAGCGGGGGACGTAGCCGAGTCTCTCAATCGATCCGCAGCATTGCTCGACCAGGGCATCGCACAGGACCAATTTCTCGAAGTCCTCATCGAGCGATTGCGGCAATTGCTCCTGATTTCAGCCTGCGGCCCGCAGAGCGAACTGATCGAACTCAGCGAAGACGCCAAAGCAATCGCAACCGCACAAGGCGCGAAGTTCGACGCAGCGGGTCTGGTACACATGATCGCTTTGTGTGAAAACCTCCAGCGGGCCGGTAAATCAAGCTCAAACCCCAGGGCTCTGCTGGATGCGACCATTGTTCGGCTGGCGTTGGCTGAAAAGATGGCTGATGTAACCGCGATTCTGGCGGGTTCAGCTGCGCCATCGGCGGGTTCATCTGCGGAAAAAAAAAAGCTCAGTTAG
- the sucD gene encoding succinate--CoA ligase subunit alpha codes for MSILVDKSTKVICQGITGAAGAFHTKGCLDYGTQMVGGVTPGKGGTKDANGLPVFNTCFEAVQATGANATMIFVPPPFAADAILEAADAGIKLIVAITEGIPVIDMTRVKQAMDTQFKAARLIGPNCPGVITPGQCKIGIMPGYIHTPVTESKTKKGVGIISRSGTLTYEAVWQTSSRGLGQSSCVGIGGDPVRGTSFIDCLALFNADAETHGIVMIGEIGGTDEEQAAAYIKQHVKKPVAAFIAGRTAPPGRRMGHAGAIISGGEGGAESKLAALRAAGCHIAESPADLGATIAKALGI; via the coding sequence ATGAGCATTCTTGTTGATAAATCGACGAAAGTGATCTGCCAGGGCATCACCGGTGCAGCCGGTGCGTTTCATACCAAAGGCTGCCTCGACTACGGCACGCAGATGGTTGGCGGAGTGACGCCCGGAAAAGGTGGGACGAAGGATGCGAACGGCCTGCCGGTGTTCAACACCTGCTTTGAAGCGGTACAGGCCACAGGCGCGAACGCGACCATGATCTTTGTCCCGCCTCCGTTTGCCGCTGACGCAATCCTTGAAGCAGCGGATGCGGGCATCAAGCTGATCGTCGCCATCACCGAGGGCATCCCGGTCATTGACATGACCCGCGTCAAGCAGGCGATGGACACGCAGTTCAAGGCCGCCCGGCTCATCGGCCCGAATTGCCCGGGTGTCATTACCCCCGGACAGTGCAAGATCGGAATCATGCCCGGCTACATCCATACACCGGTTACGGAATCGAAAACGAAAAAAGGTGTCGGCATCATCAGCCGATCCGGCACGCTGACTTACGAAGCAGTCTGGCAGACCAGCTCACGCGGGCTTGGTCAGTCGAGCTGTGTCGGCATCGGCGGCGACCCGGTACGAGGTACTAGTTTCATTGATTGCCTTGCGCTCTTTAACGCGGACGCCGAGACGCACGGCATCGTCATGATCGGTGAGATCGGCGGTACCGACGAGGAACAGGCCGCAGCGTACATCAAACAGCACGTCAAAAAGCCGGTGGCGGCGTTTATCGCCGGTCGCACCGCTCCTCCCGGACGACGAATGGGACACGCGGGCGCGATTATTTCCGGCGGCGAAGGCGGCGCAGAATCGAAACTGGCTGCGCTGCGTGCGGCTGGATGCCACATCGCAGAAAGCCCCGCTGATCTCGGTGCGACAATCGCAAAAGCTCTCGGTATCTGA
- a CDS encoding glycoside hydrolase N-terminal domain-containing protein, whose amino-acid sequence MLDLHLTAPIDRWDEAIPLGNGLMGTLLWGAKNQIKLSLDRGDMWDLRPIPTFEEPDWNWATLKRLVKEKNHAEIVRRFDEPYNGPYPTKIPAGRIEITLGRGVGLESFNLDLARAIGSSRWKGGAAQVFCSATASVGMVLLTGKGAAAAKVRVVPAAFGGNVTVAQKSSLQTGDLAVLGYPPPVVGRSGTVQWSLQRSVDSFAFAIVVATRNVVGGLLVAYTVTCTNDGPDPVAIGKARVADAVAAGFSKMLRPHVAWWKKFWSQSRVKLPDKAIQQHYEIVQYFYGSASRRGAPPMPLQGVWTADEGKLPPWKGDYHHDLNTQLTYWAYLQSGHWEEGLCFLDFLWDLLPRGRKFAKEFYGTPGAILPGVAALDGQPLGGWAQYTVVPINSAWLAHAFYLHWRYTMDQEFLRSRAYPWCAEVGTALAAMLEPDANEKLKLPLSASPEVHDNTLKAWMTPNTTYDLSLLRWLFGALVEMAREIEDDAAATHWSNLLAQLDDFAVAEDWGGPALRLAVDESLTESHRHFSQLMPIHPLGTLHIEGSDHDRAVIKGSLTQIDRLGSGYWCGYSFSWMSCIAARAEQAEKSRTMLETYLKACTSRNGFHLNGDYKNLGVSAFKYRPFTLEGNFAAAQAVHEMLLQSWGGTVRVFPCVSESWRDVSFDNLCAEGAMRVSAVRRDGKTSSVRVTAHADTTLRLRDPFVGNKVKWSQRGVARQGSDWIISLRAGQTVEAIRM is encoded by the coding sequence ATGCTAGACCTGCACCTGACTGCTCCGATCGATCGGTGGGATGAAGCGATTCCGCTGGGTAACGGTCTGATGGGCACGCTGCTCTGGGGAGCGAAAAATCAAATCAAACTTTCGCTCGACCGCGGCGATATGTGGGATCTGCGTCCAATCCCCACGTTTGAGGAGCCGGATTGGAACTGGGCGACGCTCAAGCGGCTCGTCAAGGAGAAAAATCACGCGGAGATCGTGCGCCGGTTCGATGAGCCTTACAACGGTCCCTATCCGACGAAGATTCCCGCGGGCCGAATCGAGATTACACTCGGCAGAGGCGTTGGGCTGGAATCCTTCAACCTGGATTTGGCACGGGCAATCGGATCATCGAGATGGAAGGGTGGTGCTGCGCAAGTTTTTTGCAGCGCAACCGCCTCGGTAGGGATGGTGTTGCTGACGGGAAAGGGTGCTGCAGCCGCGAAAGTGCGGGTGGTACCGGCTGCCTTTGGCGGCAATGTCACCGTGGCACAGAAAAGTTCGCTACAGACCGGCGATCTGGCGGTACTCGGATACCCGCCGCCGGTTGTCGGTCGCTCAGGGACCGTTCAGTGGTCACTTCAGCGCAGCGTGGATTCGTTCGCGTTCGCCATCGTGGTCGCAACGCGCAATGTTGTCGGCGGCCTTCTTGTGGCGTACACCGTTACCTGCACAAATGACGGACCTGATCCCGTCGCCATCGGCAAGGCGCGCGTAGCGGACGCAGTTGCAGCCGGCTTCTCGAAAATGCTCCGTCCTCACGTTGCGTGGTGGAAAAAATTCTGGTCGCAATCCCGCGTCAAGCTTCCTGACAAGGCGATCCAGCAGCACTACGAGATCGTGCAGTATTTCTATGGCAGTGCGTCGCGTCGTGGTGCTCCACCGATGCCGCTGCAAGGTGTGTGGACTGCCGACGAAGGCAAGCTCCCGCCTTGGAAGGGGGATTATCACCACGATCTCAACACGCAATTGACCTATTGGGCGTATCTGCAATCCGGGCACTGGGAGGAGGGGTTGTGCTTCCTCGATTTTCTGTGGGATCTCTTGCCGCGAGGCCGAAAGTTTGCGAAGGAATTTTACGGCACCCCCGGAGCTATTTTGCCCGGGGTCGCAGCTCTGGACGGACAGCCGCTGGGTGGCTGGGCGCAGTACACGGTGGTCCCGATCAACTCCGCATGGCTGGCGCACGCCTTTTATCTGCACTGGCGTTACACGATGGACCAGGAGTTTCTCCGCAGCCGTGCTTATCCATGGTGTGCGGAGGTTGGTACCGCACTGGCTGCCATGCTCGAACCCGACGCAAACGAAAAACTCAAACTACCGCTCTCCGCTTCACCGGAAGTACACGACAACACGCTCAAGGCATGGATGACACCTAACACCACGTATGACTTGTCCCTGCTGCGCTGGCTTTTTGGAGCCTTGGTGGAAATGGCGCGGGAGATTGAGGACGATGCTGCTGCGACACACTGGAGCAACCTGCTTGCGCAGTTAGATGACTTTGCTGTGGCTGAGGATTGGGGCGGGCCGGCCCTGCGGTTGGCAGTTGATGAGTCCCTGACTGAGTCGCATCGGCACTTCTCGCAACTCATGCCGATTCATCCGCTGGGGACGTTGCACATCGAGGGCAGCGATCACGACCGCGCGGTCATCAAGGGGTCACTCACGCAGATCGACAGGCTCGGCAGCGGCTACTGGTGCGGTTACAGCTTTTCGTGGATGTCATGTATCGCCGCCCGTGCCGAACAAGCGGAAAAGTCACGAACCATGCTGGAAACCTACCTCAAGGCCTGCACTTCGAGGAATGGGTTTCATCTCAACGGTGATTACAAAAATCTCGGCGTGTCCGCGTTCAAGTATCGCCCATTCACGCTGGAAGGAAACTTTGCTGCAGCGCAGGCGGTTCATGAGATGCTGCTTCAAAGCTGGGGTGGAACGGTTCGCGTATTTCCGTGTGTCTCGGAAAGTTGGCGTGATGTTTCATTCGACAATCTTTGCGCGGAAGGTGCCATGCGAGTGTCAGCCGTACGACGCGATGGTAAGACTTCCTCGGTGCGAGTAACAGCACACGCAGATACGACGCTGCGGCTTCGTGATCCGTTTGTGGGAAACAAAGTGAAATGGAGTCAGCGCGGCGTAGCTCGCCAGGGAAGTGACTGGATTATCTCGCTGCGTGCCGGCCAGACTGTGGAAGCAATACGAATGTAA
- a CDS encoding YbaB/EbfC family nucleoid-associated protein — protein MLNNLKSLAGLMSQMGDLQAKADQMQQELSRRTVEGDAGAGAVRVTMNGKLEVKSVKLDPTILATLAGSGADADQRIVEDLIAAACNDAYEKARGLISAEMQKATGGLSVPGLEKLFGS, from the coding sequence ATGTTGAACAACCTCAAATCCCTCGCCGGCCTGATGTCACAGATGGGTGATCTTCAGGCCAAGGCTGACCAGATGCAGCAGGAGTTGTCACGGCGGACAGTGGAAGGTGATGCGGGGGCCGGTGCTGTGCGTGTGACCATGAACGGCAAACTTGAAGTCAAGAGCGTCAAGCTCGATCCAACGATCCTCGCAACCCTTGCGGGCAGCGGGGCCGACGCCGACCAGCGGATCGTGGAAGACCTGATTGCGGCTGCATGCAACGACGCTTATGAAAAAGCCCGTGGCCTCATCAGTGCGGAAATGCAGAAGGCGACCGGCGGCCTGAGCGTACCGGGACTGGAAAAACTGTTTGGTTCGTAA
- the gatC gene encoding Asp-tRNA(Asn)/Glu-tRNA(Gln) amidotransferase subunit GatC, whose protein sequence is MPEKLTDDQVRHVAKLSRLRLGEDEVSQMASRLSAVLDYVSKLNELNVDGVEPMAHAMELNNVLREDEPRAGLPNDAVLANAPEKTPPFFRVPKVIGDGGGA, encoded by the coding sequence ATGCCTGAAAAACTCACTGACGATCAAGTACGCCACGTCGCAAAGCTCAGCCGTCTGCGGCTGGGTGAAGATGAAGTATCGCAAATGGCGAGCAGGCTGTCGGCGGTGCTTGATTATGTCTCGAAGCTCAACGAGCTCAATGTGGACGGCGTGGAACCCATGGCCCACGCGATGGAGCTTAACAACGTGCTGCGTGAGGACGAACCGCGAGCTGGGTTACCCAACGATGCGGTGCTGGCCAATGCCCCGGAGAAAACGCCGCCATTCTTCCGTGTCCCCAAAGTGATTGGTGATGGAGGCGGCGCGTAA
- the gatA gene encoding Asp-tRNA(Asn)/Glu-tRNA(Gln) amidotransferase subunit GatA: protein MIDPTKTTLIQTRDAIAARQISARATVDAYFDRIDRLNPKLTAYHETYRQRAQQRATEVDTGKITGPLAGVPIAIKDNMCTDYGRTTCSSKILENFHAPYTATAVQRLENAGAIVLGKTILDEFAMGSSTENSAFGPSRNPWNTACVPGGSSGGSAAALAADLCAGSLGSDTGGSIRQPAALCGVVGVKPTYGRVSRYGLVAFASSLDQIGPFAHTVADAALLLQILSGHDPLDSTSADVSVPDYSAALAVPMERGIRIGLAKQYLSDSNHPALTKAIETAVAAYKQAGAQIVEVDLPHTEYGIPTYYIVATAEASSNLARYDGIRYGHRSSQASDLADLYSRSRAEGFGPEVKRRIMLGTYALSSGYYDAYYLRALKVRRLIKRDFDRAFENCDAILCPTTTGPAFKFGEKTDNPLEMYLNDVYTVNANLAGIPGISIPGGFAETDGGRMPLGLQLLGNVFDEARLFRIAQFLEKSLDLAKERPTL, encoded by the coding sequence ATGATCGACCCCACAAAAACCACCTTGATCCAGACACGGGACGCGATCGCTGCGCGGCAGATTTCCGCGCGTGCGACAGTCGATGCTTACTTTGATCGAATCGACCGCCTGAATCCAAAGCTCACCGCCTATCACGAGACCTATCGCCAGCGAGCGCAGCAGCGGGCAACCGAGGTGGATACCGGGAAGATCACCGGCCCGCTCGCAGGCGTACCGATCGCGATCAAGGACAACATGTGTACCGATTACGGTCGCACAACCTGTTCTTCAAAGATTCTCGAAAACTTCCACGCTCCTTACACGGCAACCGCAGTCCAGCGACTCGAAAATGCAGGCGCGATTGTGCTGGGTAAAACCATCCTGGACGAGTTCGCGATGGGCTCATCCACCGAAAACTCCGCGTTTGGCCCCAGCCGCAATCCTTGGAATACCGCCTGCGTCCCCGGCGGATCGTCAGGCGGATCGGCGGCGGCACTCGCGGCTGACCTCTGCGCCGGCTCGCTGGGGTCCGATACCGGCGGCTCCATCCGACAGCCTGCGGCACTCTGCGGTGTCGTCGGAGTCAAACCGACCTATGGCCGCGTCAGTCGATACGGGCTGGTCGCCTTCGCCAGCAGTCTCGATCAGATCGGGCCGTTCGCTCACACCGTGGCGGATGCAGCATTACTGCTCCAGATCCTGTCGGGACATGATCCGCTTGACTCAACCAGCGCAGACGTATCGGTGCCTGATTACTCAGCTGCATTGGCAGTACCGATGGAGCGCGGCATTCGGATCGGACTAGCCAAGCAATACCTGTCCGACTCCAATCATCCCGCGCTGACCAAAGCCATCGAGACGGCTGTAGCGGCGTATAAGCAAGCCGGCGCACAGATCGTCGAGGTGGACTTGCCGCACACCGAGTACGGCATTCCCACGTACTACATCGTGGCGACGGCGGAAGCGTCCAGCAATCTTGCCCGGTATGACGGTATCCGCTACGGCCATCGCAGCTCACAGGCGAGCGATCTGGCGGATCTCTACTCCCGCTCACGAGCTGAGGGTTTCGGCCCCGAAGTTAAACGACGGATCATGCTGGGCACCTACGCGCTTTCGAGCGGCTATTACGATGCCTATTACCTGCGTGCTCTGAAGGTCCGCAGACTCATCAAACGAGACTTTGATCGGGCTTTTGAAAATTGTGATGCGATTCTCTGCCCCACCACCACGGGGCCGGCCTTCAAGTTCGGTGAAAAGACGGATAACCCGCTCGAAATGTATCTCAACGATGTTTACACCGTAAACGCTAATCTCGCTGGCATTCCTGGCATCAGCATACCCGGCGGCTTCGCCGAAACGGATGGCGGAAGGATGCCGCTGGGCCTGCAATTACTCGGCAATGTCTTCGATGAAGCACGACTGTTCCGCATCGCGCAGTTTCTGGAAAAGTCGCTCGACCTCGCGAAGGAACGTCCGACTCTCTGA